One window of Dysidea avara chromosome 11, odDysAvar1.4, whole genome shotgun sequence genomic DNA carries:
- the LOC136237768 gene encoding uncharacterized protein codes for MAKDSVCLDDESDYPFEVENVEESPRTKQCKPMGKNMRSARQNSAVVPDYLLTECAAGRVTGPFGEHQRSGNIVDLSSPEGDSVNDGVDTELCSLQYVKVEDAAREVATQGHNTWMAKIDVQQAYRNVPIHPQDRWLLGMLWEDKIFNDTTMPFGLCSAPKIFTALADAVEWVLRERGVQFVIHYLDDFLLVGGTDCAACAAQLGIVLDTFEELGLPVAMNKLEGPTSCLTFLGFKLDAVAIELQLPQSKLEEL; via the exons ATGGCAAAGGACAGTGTCTGTCTGGATGATGAGAGTGATTATCCCTTTGAAGTGGAAAATGTGGAAGAGAGCCCTCGCAC CAAGCAATGTAAACCAATGGGTAAGAACATGAGGTCAGCAAGGCAGAACTCTGCAGTGGTACCAGATTATTTGTTGACAGAATGTGCAGCAGGCAGGGTTACTGGTCCTTTCGG GGAACACCAGCGAAGTGGCAACATAGTGGACTTATCGTCCCCGGAAGGTGATAGCGTGAACGATGGGGTAGATACCGAGTTATGCTCCCTGCAATATGTCAAAGTGGAGGATGCTGCACGGGAAGTGGCAACACAAGGGCACAATACATGGATGGCAAAGATCGACGTCCAACAGGCTTACAGGAATGTCCCTATCCACCCACAAGACCGGTGGCTATTGGGAATGCTGTGGGAAGACAAAATTTTCAATGATACAACAATGCCGTTTGGGCTATGCTCAGCTCCAAAAATATTCACAGCCCTGGCAGATGCAGTGGAATGGGTACTGAGAGAACGAGGTGTACAGTTTGTGATCCACTATTTAGATGATTTTCTCCTGGTAGGCGGTACAGACTGCGCGGCATGCGCAGCCCAGTTGGGGATTGTTCTAGACACCTTCGAGGAACTGGGTTTGCCGGTAGCCATGAACAAACTGGAAGGTCCTACTTCCTGTCTGACATTTCTGGGATTCAAGTTGGACGCAGTAGCAATAGAGCTACAGCTACCCCAATCGAAGTTAGAGGAGTTGTAG
- the LOC136237769 gene encoding uncharacterized protein, with protein sequence MAYAFEKLKYEVMSKRNMTKQQLLALVVNAASREYDVSYRWLVFMFSGHGGASQTLFDRYGNPNGQGSGLIYSQEGGALQMDDLINNFKSDQHPHLGDMARLLFDVCRGAQIDDVAYSTFPNHKSFERVGSGGLWINLLATALRTILMQISLLCSSILPSRNHLARTCKILQFFQTPQYISQLTEPVNLLQEAIQSTFS encoded by the exons ATGGCCTATGCTTTTGAGAAGTTGAAGTACGAAGTAATGTCCAAGAGAAACATGACGAAACAACAATTATTGGCCTTAGTAGTCAATGCAGCTTCCAGAGAATATGACGTATCATATAGATGGTTAGTATTTATGTTTTCTGGGCACGGAGGAGCCAGCCAAACTCTTTTTGATAGGTATGGCAACCCAAATGGCCAAGGCAGTGGCCTTATATATTCGCAAGAAGGCGGTGCTCTTCAAATGGACGATTTGATCAACAATTTCAAGTCAGACCAGCACCCACATTTGGGTGACATGGCAAGACTTTTGTTTGATGTGTGCAGAGGAGCACAGATTGATGATG TGGCATACTCCACATTTCCCAACCATAAGTCTTTTGAACGAGTCGGCTCTGGTGGCTTGTGGATCAATCTGTTAGCGACAGCGCTTCGTACTATATTAATGCAGATATCTCTCTTGTGCTCATCCATATTACCCAGTAGAAACCATCTTGCAAGAACCTGCAAGATCCTGCAA TTTTTTCAAACTCCCCAATATATTAGCCAGTTAACAGAACCAGTGAATCTTTTACAAGAGGCCATACAATCAACTTTCAGTTGA
- the LOC136237767 gene encoding uncharacterized protein, producing MESLVGKLAHACKVVRPGKTFLRHLYQKLSQTAQPYHHISFNMPVRSDLMWWALFLRSWNGVSILREYGGPQQFSNEIWTDASGTFGCGAVWGKRWLQASWSSMYKNGLGEVGEDGITLKELVPIVVACAVWGPQWRQSSALVHCDNEGAVTVVNSGYSKVEKMMHLLHCLFFIRAQFSMEVKAIHVPGKYNGLVDAISCNNLSVISSQIPEAAAKKEVIPKKLVKLLMKERPDWTSATWSQLFANCFQQE from the coding sequence ATGGAGTCATTAGTGGGTAAACTGGCTCATGCATGCAAGGTAGTGAGACCGGGAAAGACATTCCTCAGGCATTTGTATCAAAAGCTATCCCAAACTGCCCAGCCATACCATCACATTAGTTTCAACATGCCAGTACGTTCAGACCTAATGTGGTGGGCACTGTTCTTACGGTCATGGAATGGAGTATCGATATTGCGAGAGTATGGTGGACCACAGCAATTCAGCAATGAGATCTGGACAGATGCGTCAGGAACGTTCGGTTGCGGGGCAGTGTGGGGCAAGCGATGGCTACAGGCTAGCTGGTCGAGCATGTACAAGAATGGCCTGGGCGAAGTGGGGGAAGATGGAATCACTCTAAAAGAGCTAGTACCTATAGTAGTGGCGTGTGCAGTCTGGGGGCCACAATGGCGTCAGTCATCGGCATTGGTACATTGTGACAACGAAGGTGCAGTCACAGTCGTTAACTCGGGATACAGTAAAGTTGAAAAGATGATGCACTTGCTGCATTGCTTATTTTTCATCCGGGCCCAATTTAGTATGGAGGTAAAAGCAATACACGTCCCGGGGAAGTATAATGGGCTGGTGGACGCAATTTCGTGCAATAATCTGAGTGTCATTTCATCACAGATACCAGAAGCTGCAGCCAAAAAAGAAGTGATtcccaagaagctggtgaagTTGCTAATGAAGGAACGACCGGATTGGACATCGGCAACCTGGTCCCAATTGTTCGCAAACTGTTTTCAGCAGGAATAG
- the LOC136237766 gene encoding uncharacterized protein, which translates to MTELNLMYFVTFLYNEGFSADTVKSYLSAARYTQISLGFGDSSVAGMPKLELVIKGLKKRTATRQSHARLPVTPEILRALKKVWEDDANRKKAVMLWAAVCMCFFSFLHSGEVVVPTDSGYDKTVHLSYCDVRVDSTVNPQYLEVRIKVSKTDPFRKGVTVYLGRADGDRCPVSAVLAYMVQRGPDKGPFFWFTKDRFLTQEWLVTAMRAALGQAGLDSRKYAGHSFRIGAATTTARSSLLDSLIKTLGRWESAAYTVPKGDIMFSS; encoded by the coding sequence ATGACGGAATTGAACTTGATGTACTTCGTGACGTTTCTCTACAACGAGGGATTTTCTGCGGATACTGTTAAGAGCTACTTGTCAGCTGCAAGATACACCCAGATATCATTGGGGTTCGGGGACTCAAGCGTAGCAGGAATGCCAAAATTAGAACTTGTGATTAAGGGTTTGAAGAAGAGGACAGCAACCAGACAAAGCCACGCAAGACTTCCAGTAACTCCAGAGATCTTACGTGCGTTAAAGAAGGTTTGGGAGGATGATGCAAACCGGAAAAAGGCAGTAATGCTGTGGGCAGCAGTATGCATGTGTTTCTTCAGTTTTCTCCACTCAGGCGAAGTAGTGGTCCCAACAGATAGTGGGTATGATAAAACGGTCCACCTATCATACTGCGATGTGAGAGTAGATAGCACGGTTAATCCACAGTATCTGGAGGTCAGGATTAAAGTGTCAAAGACGGACCCATTCAGAAAAGGTGTGACAGTGTACCTGGGAAGAGCAGACGGCGACCGGTGCCCGGTATCCGCGGTCCTAGCATACATGGTGCAGAGAGGTCCTGACAAGGGCCCATTTTTCTGGTTCACAAAGGACCGATTTCTTACCCAGGAATGGTTAGTGACAGCAATGAGGGCAGCATTGGGGCAGGCAGGACTAGATTCGCGGAAATATGCAGGACATAGTTTTCGAATTGGCGCAGCGACAACAACAGCGCGATCCAGCCTACTAGACTCACTGATAAAGACACTGGGGAGATGGGAGAGTGCGGCATACACAGTCCCCAAAGGAGACATTATGTTCAGTAGCTAG